AGGACTCACTAACTAAATTTTTTGGGGCTAATCCGACGCCTGAAAAAGCACTAATTCTAGGAACTGGTGGGGCATCAAAAGCGGTAAAAGTGGTCTTAGAAGATTTAGGCATAGATTACCAGTTGGTTTCTCGAAAATCGCATCCAGATTGCTTGACTTATACAGCACTGGTCGAATCACCTGAACTAATCAGTGAAGCACATTTAATCGTCAACACCACACCGTTAGGTATGTCACCGAATATTGATGAGCTACCAGAAATTGCATATGACAGACTAACCGAGAATCACTTTCTTTACGATTTAGTCTACAACCCTTTGAAGACAGCATTTATGCAAAAAGGAATTGAAGCGAAGTGTTGGGTGAAAAATGGTTTAGAAATGCTTCACGGCCAAGCCGAAAAATCTTGGGAGCTCTGGAATAAATAAGCGCAAGTTTAGCTTTCTCTAGTGCTTACTTACTATTAGTTTTATTCCATGGACTTCAAACTAACCTCCGACTTTGAACCTACGGGTGACCAACCAAAAGCAATTGAAGGCTTAGTGAAAGGTTTAGCAGCCGGAGAACCTGCACAAGTACTCTTGGGTGCCACCGGGTCGGGCAAGACTTTTACCATGGCTAACGTGGTGCAACAGTCGCAAAGACCAGCGTTAGTTCTG
This is a stretch of genomic DNA from Roseivirga misakiensis. It encodes these proteins:
- a CDS encoding shikimate dehydrogenase family protein, with translation MRKFGLIGYPLSHSFSKKYFTDKFLQEGIENSVYDLYPLKSIGELDQLIQDNPELVGLNVTIPYKEAVFPYLDEIDPHAQKIGAVNTIKIVDKKRIGYNSDYYGFQDSLTKFFGANPTPEKALILGTGGASKAVKVVLEDLGIDYQLVSRKSHPDCLTYTALVESPELISEAHLIVNTTPLGMSPNIDELPEIAYDRLTENHFLYDLVYNPLKTAFMQKGIEAKCWVKNGLEMLHGQAEKSWELWNK